The DNA sequence tttaaaaaaacaacacacacacacagtatatgTGTGTAAAATTATCTACAGATGGCTATACCATACACATATACACAAACATAACTGTGACATATACATGTGAACATTCATACATACAAACACATACAACCATTCTTTTGCTGTTTGAAATTAATGTTTGGGGCCCTTAATCTATGGTTAGTgtgtgagaacagactactgcAGGAACAAGGTGAAGCATTTTGCCGTATTTTGTCTGTTTGCAGTTGCTAACTGTACATTACAGATTTAAAAAGATAGTTTTCAGAGAGAGCATGACATGGGCAGTGAGTGGGCatttggctagggttaccatatggctccagaaagattgacaccaaaatataagttgggtgtGCCCTAGGccattgcaggaaagttaacttCCTAGACTTCATccaaaatatataaacctcaaatctaaatttttaagataaagagcaccctcagcgtgagtttgaaagctcTAAAGAGtgactcaaagagcagctctggtgcttagaatagcaaagccagcaaacactgagcagagataGCCACTCACTGCCAgctgcacaccatcatctggATGCTCCTGcgtgctttaaagtgcaagtcaagtgcaaacagtgtgcaataaataaatatatatgaaagTGTAAGACAAAAAGTTCACAGTCCTGCAATGCCCCGAATGCCTAACCCACTGAcctgaacagagaatgaaaaaattagtCACTTGTCCCTCCAGTTACTTAGCTGAATAAAGGTGCTGTCGTCAAATAGCAGCAAGGAGAGTCCAGCTTTTTTTGGATCAAAGACCAAAGTTAAAGTACAGTCCTCTTTCAACACGGCTCGACCCAGCAGGGTTTCAGGGCAatagccccttcctcaggaaccgaacAGGCCAACACGACTGTAGGTCAGAGTGATTCCAAGCAGGCAAGGCAAAAATGGGCCCTGAGGAAGGGGCTATTGCCCTGAAACCCCGCTGGGTCGAGCTGTGTTGAAAGAGGACTGCACTTTAACTTTGGTCTTTGATCCAAAAAAAGCTAGACTCTCCTTGCTACTATTTGACTACAACACCTTTATTTAGCTAAATAACTAGAGGGACAAATGactaattttttcattctctgttcaggTCAGTGGGTTAGGCATTCGGGGCATTGTAGGACTGTGAACTTTTTGTattccacttttatatatatttatttattgcacactgtatgcacttgacttgcactttaaagcacacaggagcacccagatgatggtgtgcagcTGGCAGTGAGTGGCtatctctgctcagtgtttgctggctttgctattctaagcaccAGAGCTGCTCTTTAAatcgctctttaaagctttcaaactcacgctgagggtgctctttatcttaaaaatttagatttgaggtttatatatttttggtggagtctaggaagttaactttcctgcaatgtcctagggtacgcccaatttatattttggtgtattttaaagatattttgtCTTGGGTTTTTTGCTCCAaaaagattgagacatccaggttttacttcccttgttttcaatggaagttaactctttatttggcattgttgctcaaaaGCAACatgtggctcttatgggagatctgcatctccaaatgcctgttacttggcactgttgctctcgttcaacatcaagttacataaagcagccgtttcaccatctgccagttACAGGGTTaaacacggatgtctcaatccatcctctcttttctggagccatattgtaACCTGTTCCGGTGTTCTTCAGCTAGCTAGCATGCTAACTAGATAATTCAGAGTTAACACCGGAGCTCTTAAATAGGAAGCGGTAAGTGCTCCTCCTGCATGAAATTGCAGATCTTGTGCACTAGTGAGACCATTAGTGCACGAtttgcaaattaaaaaaagaaaacccctaCAAAAGTGCCTCatttgggggcccttttactgagctgcactAATAAAATGGTCTACAGTATCAGTAGCGCAgggctttcccacatgctgaggCCACATTTACCGTATCCTATTTCTCCCGTTAATGGTCACACACTAATTTCCCAATTAGCGTATAGCCATTAGTATGGAATCCCTTACGACACCTAATTAGTATGTAGCAAGTACTACCGTACTAAacacatgctaattggttagagTGCAGTGATGTcactgtgctaaccgattagtgctgggaatgcccactctccacaCGCACACACCCCCCCGAAATGTCCTTagcactaaaaaatatttttaaaaattttttgtgcTTCGGTAGCACACAGCGAACACAAAACTACAATAGAACGCCTGAGCATGCCTGGAAGTAGTAAATTTTAATCTGcggtaagcacacattagtgcttaccacagcttagtaaaagagcccccaaATCTGAGCTTAGTACACAAGAAAGTCCCATGTTAAGCCCAAATTTTACCACACTTTTGTCAGAGGgccctttatattttttttaaatgtttgacaAAGCTTTCACCTTAACAAAATGGTTCAGCTGTACAAGATTGTCAGCACAATGATTATAATATTAGGCATGTCTAATTTAACTACGTATATACAAGCACATGGCTTTCCTGTTGATGAATCAAAGAACTGCACATGCTACATTGCTTTACACCTGGAGAATGGCAGATTCTGTAGAGGAACCTGACAATCTTTTTGCTCTGATCTAGAAATGCCTGTTTAGAGGAAAATATTATACACTCTCTctttaacaaaataaattaaatatacatGACTTCTGTTTAAAATCTATATAGAATTACAAATGTATTTTTGTGATTGAATTCTTTCTTGTCCACAGAGGCACTTACATGGTCCTGTCTTGTCTAAACTAGTTGAAACAAGTTTGCTTTGTATCAACAGCAAAAATTGAGTCTGTGAAAATACATGACCCAGGCACATATGCCATAATGTTTTCATGTtattgcttttttctttttttgcgaTGGTAGTTTGTTACATTGTCTAATCAAAGGCATCTGGGGAAATCAAAACGGTGTCCAAATTGGAAAAAGACATCTGGGATTGCTCTTgtgatgtacttttttttttggaGGTAAGATGTACAATTTTGGTAATACAGAGGTAAGATGtacaatttcttcttttcttcatggCAGATATACAGGGATGGTACacactttgtttttgttttttttatcattcAGAACACAGAgtcttaaaaacaaaaattgaCTTAGACTCCAAAAATATTTGTGCATCTAGAAAACCGGCAGAAGCTTTGTATGTAAAAATATATCCCGGCTTTCCACAAAGCTCCCACTTGTTTGGACCAGGCCAGTCAAAATCTGTATTTTCTCACTTTTTGGCACTATTCCTCAGGTACATTACCCCTTCATTAAGGCTGAGGTAAGGGATTCTTTATCATATTCATAAGGACTGCAGACTGAGTACCAGAACCCAAGCACAGGAGGAACAGCGGAGGCACCAAAGAACACTATTCACTGGAATAGAACCACATTTAAAATCATTTTGACCTTGGCACAGCATACTTTTCAGATCATCACCTTCTGTCTTAACTGTTACCATCCCATCCTACAAACACTGGGCTCCTTCTACTAAACGGcgctagagattttttttttagtgcgggCTAGCGAGGTAAACGCTCTGACGCTCCTAGAATTCCCACCTccctggcctgtgctaaaaacctctagcgccgtttagtaaaacccaatgATAATGAACAATGATCTTGTTTCTTGAAGAAATGCCTTGGCGCCATCAATTATACCCTTCAAAATCCCACGCCTATGCCCTAAACCTGAAATCAAACACACTAAAAAATTTTTGCGTCCatgttgatttttaaactttttttttttcctggcagtGTAAGCTGACGTCCTTCTGAGGTACTGCTGTGGTAAATCAATACAAGTATATGGCTGTCAGTTAACACTGATAATGAATGTGCTGGTGCTGGTGGACTTTCCCTTCCACGTGTGAGTGAGTATGTGTATGGATGTCTGTGTAAATCTTTGGGTACATTTTCGACGCCACCCCAGGTGCCAATGTGGCTCCTGGAGAcagtaaatgctgctgctgttgaaCCACAAATTCTTCATAGTTTAGTGAGGAGATGCAGTCTTTGTCTGGGGCTTGGGGCACACAGACCCGGTCTCTCTGCTGCTGCCTGTGCACAATGGCTGCAGACGGAGGGGAGCAAGGTTTCTTCTTTGTCTGGCAGAGCCACAAGAGGATTGTGCCAAAGATGAAAATGGCCCCTGCGGGGATCCCAATGATCACCGGCCATGGTAGGTTGCTGGTTGAAGAAGCTACAGGAGCGATCGGCGGCTTGGGATCTGAACatcagggagaaaaagaaaaaaaattggaagGGTTAAGGAAAGTCAAGCAGCGCAGATTCAAAACACTTGTCAAGCATAAGAAAATTCTGCATAGTGTTTCTGATAACCAAGTCTTGCCAAGTATTCAAAGAGAAAGCCAGTAATGTCCTGTTCCTGCTGTTTTAACTTTCAAGTGCTGAAGGGCGATTTCAAAAGTTCATTTGTATCTTCCTTTTCTATTTGTAATAGTATGAACGTATTCAGGGCACATATGGTATAAAACTGCTAACACAGCCTTGAGCTTGGCTTCCTCATAAAAACTGGAAGGTGAAATGTGGTATTTGTCACTAACACTAATTTCTAATGTCAATAACTTAGTGATGTAGCCTGGATCTAAGGATTCCATTCTAAGTTCTGTGAGATAAGATATTGGTTTATTAGGTGGCAGCCATTTTCTTGGGATATAAGACAGTTAAGAAAAGATGACTGAGTCACAGAAAAAGTGCTATCAGAGGAAAGAGATTTTGGCTTAGACAAGATTTGAAACTTGGGGTTCTTTATATAGGAGTGCTGTGAAAGTGGCATCCCATGTTAAGATTCAAGCATTTTATACCATGGTGTGCTTAATGAAGGTTCAATGGCCCTACTCATTCTAAGCTGAGATCCTGAATATTTCTTTTGAAATGTGTAACACGCTGGATAACATTATACTATTTATAATGCAATCATGCACCACGAGAAGCTCTAGAAAATATGAGTACTATGAAAAGTAGCGAGTTCTAGAAAATGatacggagacaaatttttcctcgttcccacaggaactcaattcctCGTCCCATCatgcgagttttgtcgctatccctagtccattcctgtaaactctgcctaaCCCTACTACCTTGAccttggacacttatgatttcaaagtatttgatgaggacagagcttgcaggaatggggcagggacaggaaaagaagttgctgggatgggacaggaaaatgagctcccgcggggacagggaaaaatttgtccccatttcttTGTCTAGTGAGTTCTCAGGACTACTGGGAGTGCAGCCCCATGGAGCTCTGAATTCACAGGAAGTAAGCTCATGACAGAAACAAGCAGATGGGGAATTTTAGTAGAAAAGCAGCTTGGGTTCAAAGCCCAATTAAACATAATTAAGCACTTGTGACCAATTAAGCAGACTGCTAgagaatggaagaaaaagcctcaactgttTGTAAGGCAGACAGGATGAGGTGAGAGGCAAGCAAGACAAAGCACAGGAGAGGCAAATCTACATGCTATAAATGAGAATTTAATACTGAGGTAGAGTGCTGGCTTAGAGAGCAGATCCTGAATTAAGGTAGGAGTTGAAATAAAATGCCAGGTTGTGAAGGAATTAAAGATCTACTGTGTTTCTGGCAGTGACAGATGATTATTGTGTTTGTTTTGTGAGAGGTTCTGATTAAAAGGCAAAGGGAATCACTAATCTGGTGTTTAAAGCTCCTGGGCACACAGTCTGAGCTGGTGAGCAGCCAGACAAGCTGATAGGAGTAACCACAATGCTCTTAGGAATATATCCTAGGTTGGAAGCTGTACCAGAGAGTTGCTTATTGGCTGGGTGTGTAAATGATAAGAAGCCCTAGGAAGGGTTAGCAGACATCCGCAtttatctggacatgtcctctttttagaggactgtccaggcctccggatgggttttcaaaatctggcactttggcttttgaaaaccattgagctaAGAGCCAGGTCTggaaggcatctgcacatgcatggatgggacacgatgatgtcacaagcATGCACGTGACAGCATCAtgtcacatgcgcagatgccctccagacatggccctgaaGAGACGGGGGTTTGTGTGAGGCCGGAGTTGGGGAGCGGAATGGGGCAGAGCTAAGGGCAGAACGGGCGGGTCCATGGGCAGAATGAAACGGGTCCATGGGCTGAACGGGGCGGGGCTGTAGGTCCTCTGTTTTCTTAGgacaaaatctggcaaccctagccctAGGTAAGATCATCTCCAGATCAGACTAAATGTCAAGGCCTAGTGTTTGTGGTAAAGACAAACAAGTCAGGAGTGGCAGCTAAGAAGCCGGGATTAGGAAAGTCTGCAAAAGCATTTTGATAAATTACGTAAGCAGCAAAAGGTTTGAGGTAGAAGCTGACGGGAAGCGAGCTGGTTAAAGTCACAGGCTGGAATTAGGACCATGAAAAGTCAGaacattggagttcctttctcttccaactcttgtaaaccgtgccgagctctacgattgtggagaggatgcggtatacaaacctaaggtttagtttagtcagaACGTTGTTTTCATTTGTTTAatggtttaaagcagtggttcccaaccctgtcctggaggaccaccaggccaatcgggttttcaggctagccctaatgaatatgcataagagagatttgcatataatagaagtgacaggcatgcaaatctgctccatgcatattcattagggctagcctgaaaacccgattggcctggtggtcctccaggacagggttgggaaccactggtttaaagtaTACATTCATTCCATAGAAAGCTGCAAATAAAGAACCTATGTTGAAGGACTTCCCTAAATTTACAAAATAAGGTTGTAAACATATGTAGCTGTGTGTCTTGCCTCCTACATAGCAAGAGAGTTAGTGCCGAGTTTCTAACCCAAAGAGCTAACCCAGAGGGGCTGAAAAGTCTATCTGGCAAGTGACTAAAGCTGGGACTGTGTAAACCAAGGAAAGTCTATTTTTGAACAGCTGAGatatatttatttcatataagcaGGAAATCGGGGGTATCTCATGCTCAGGAAACTCTCGAATGATTACCAATTTCAGTGAATTTGTTATTTCTGCAGTACAATAGTGATCCTACTTCTTCCCAGTTTCCTAAAAGCTACTCGGGCTGCCTTTTCTCTAAACTGACAAAGGAAATCAGACCAAATGacaaattgcaaaataaatttctgggtatctagagcagtggttcccaaccctgtcctggaggaccaccaggccaatcgggttttcaggctaaccctaatgaatatgcatgagagagatttgcatagaatggaaatgagaggcatgcaaatctgctccatgcacattcattagggcaatcctgaaaaacccgattggcctggtggtcctccaggacagggttgggaaccactgatctagagcctGGCATAATTTATATTTGTGTTCACAGATCAAATCCCTGGGGTTTTATCCCCTCTGGATAATGATCTTCTGAAAACCCCGGATTACACGGTTTGGATTATTAAAACAGAATAAAAACTAGAATAGATAGTTTTGATCAAAATTGTCACTTTCTGTAACTACCCTAACACCAGAGAGTTCATTAATCCAGGTTGCATCAGTTCTTACCTGGTAACACGGTTAGAAAAGCACTTCTGAAGCTATAGCCCATGGTGTTGGCTCCAAGGCAGATGTACATGCCAGCATCTTCTTCTCTTGCTCGGGTTATCATCAGCTTATTTAAATAGGATCCATCAGGCCGAGACCAAACGTCCCCAGTTGGCAATACAACAAACTTCTGACCCCCAACATCAATTGTGGAATTGTACTTATTTTCTGTGCCGTACTCCACCCTCTTTAACCACTGGATAACAGGCTTAACATCACTGCGCACTttacactggaaggaagtggttCCACCATAATCGACTGTTGTATTCACAGGGTGGTTTCCTGTCAGGATCGGTTTAGATCTTGTCCTCTCTAAAACAATTTGCATAGACAAATCTTCTGTATTAACAAGAACAGTAAGGAATGCCCACCAGTGGTATAGAAAGGGTAGGAGGCGTCCGGGGTGCACTACCCCTGtgccccatgccctcctctccaccccactccTTCCACACCCCCTGTTCTTTCCTGCCCCCTATTCCACACttgcgctctcccttcccccgtacctctaaatcttcgccagcgtgagtTTCTTCGGCAGCTTGACCCTCGCATCAGCGATGGATTTCCCTCTggcgtcacttcctggcctcgtgacccagaagtgattcagagaggaaccaggctggcgcgagcaacaggtaGAAGTTGCTCATGTTAGCAAAGATGATACAGAGGTACAGGGTGAGGGGAGGGATAGTGTCAGCGTGGTGGGGTGGACAGGTGCCAGCGGCACCACCGATTCAGCACCTGGGGTAGTCCGCACCCCCACActcctcttactacgccactggtgccTGCTAACACTGTTAACGCACAATGCGAACAATTCTACAAACTGGTGACTCAGTCTCGGTGCCCCCAAGCCATGCGCTTAGCACAAATTTTATAATGGCCATCTTCTTGACATCaaggtgccattatagaatactagtgtaaggtCAGCATTGGTGTGCCCATGTATAGGTGCACTCTCTTATGCCATGTCAATGGCAGGGGTAAGGAGATACACCCAGTGACATCCACagtttatagtattctataaactatgcACGTACCTGGGAGACATGAGCATGGACCACCCATACTTGGCAGGACATTAGGTGGCGAGTCATTGACACTATATAGGTTGGGCGGGAGGGTGGCAATTATAAAAAAGCACTTAATGTTAAAGAACAAAAGTGGATCAATTATCTTAATACATTAGCTTCTAATGGACTAAATGAGGAAATTGACTGGATGTCGCTAATATAGACTTTCTCTGGGGGATCAACCTTCTGCGCCGTATTCCACTAAACATACTAGTGTTTACTGTTTCTATGGATACCAACTGCAGTTGGGTCTGGCAGGAAACTGCTCCTATCAAATGACTAGTTTCAGTTTGTAGATGTTAATTTTAACCGAAACTGACGACAGACGCCACTAAAAGAATGATACTCTATGGAGAGGAGCGATTACTCGTATATATGATAGTAAGTTTTACAATATAGTTTGAAATTTTAACAAATATGTCCTGGATAGTttactaaaatgaaaaaaaactaaATAATAGATACCTATGATTAATTTATATGATATTCTCATTGGCTGCTATTGCTTATAAGGGCTTTTTGTTTCTTAGATTTTGATACCGGGAGCCTCAGCCGTGATGAAAGGTtgttgaaacatggacatgttggtagaggcgctcccttaaatatttaaagataagtactatttaaattattaatgaatgatatttattgaagaaaaaatacaaaaaaatataaaaataatataattgaagaaaataataacaaaagattAAACTAATTGATCCTATAAAGATCGGGTTTTGTGATCTGTTTCATAATAACCAATTGGGTAATTCttagccctctgaggatcataATCAATAGATAATGAAATAAATATTATATGTGATTATGCCTGCTGAAATCTAAAGTCTAAAGTTGTAGTATAAAGCATAAAAACATCTCCTTAATTACAATTTAGCATGTCTTGTTAATAAGTGGTTATGGTTATTTttgtttgatatactgtctttcctTCATGAATAACCCTTTAAGAAAGACATATATTTCCATAATATGAACAATTCTATATCTGTGACagttatatatttttcattttcattttcccCTTCCACCCTAGGAACCTTCCCAATCTTGCAGTTCTTAGATTCCAGTTGCCAAAGATTTCATGTGCTTGGTTTACATTGTTTCTTAAAACAaactatataaatatataaaaccaTGGTCCCAAAAATGTGGCCATATGTATATTTAACATTATGCTTTTTTGTATTTCCTTATTTGATTAGAATCGACTTTGATAACTACCACTGCATGAGCCAGAATGAACGGATTAACCAAAACTGAATTCAAAGAGGTGTGTGCATGCTTATGGACATTTCCCCTGGATCCCTAAAGGCCATTTACCTAAGAAAGAAATCTGTTATAGCCACTGAGGGGACATTTT is a window from the Geotrypetes seraphini chromosome 1, aGeoSer1.1, whole genome shotgun sequence genome containing:
- the FGFRL1 gene encoding fibroblast growth factor receptor-like 1 isoform X2; amino-acid sequence: MALLRAHGSANRVQFPGPPHIADKVIHRQSVRLGRTIKLLCPVEGDPPPLTMWMKDGRTINSGWTRFRVLQQGLKIKEVEGDDAGTYICKATNGFGSINVNYTLIVIDDSSLGKDRHIPETNNEEFEDLSGKQWVRPRFTQPAKMRRRVIARPVGSSVRLKCAANGNPRPDITWLKDNVPLTSQEVGENKKKKWTLNLKNLKPEDSGKYTCRVFNKVGEINATYKVEVIQRTRSKPILTGNHPVNTTVDYGGTTSFQCKVRSDVKPVIQWLKRVEYGTENKYNSTIDVGGQKFVVLPTGDVWSRPDGSYLNKLMITRAREEDAGMYICLGANTMGYSFRSAFLTVLPDPKPPIAPVASSTSNLPWPVIIGIPAGAIFIFGTILLWLCQTKKKPCSPPSAAIVHRQQQRDRVCVPQAPDKDCISSLNYEEFVVQQQQHLLSPGATLAPGVASKMYPKIYTDIHTHTHSHVEGKVHQHQHIHYQC
- the FGFRL1 gene encoding fibroblast growth factor receptor-like 1 isoform X1, giving the protein MEFHFAILFAGIIAVSDSAIGPPHIADKVIHRQSVRLGRTIKLLCPVEGDPPPLTMWMKDGRTINSGWTRFRVLQQGLKIKEVEGDDAGTYICKATNGFGSINVNYTLIVIDDSSLGKDRHIPETNNEEFEDLSGKQWVRPRFTQPAKMRRRVIARPVGSSVRLKCAANGNPRPDITWLKDNVPLTSQEVGENKKKKWTLNLKNLKPEDSGKYTCRVFNKVGEINATYKVEVIQRTRSKPILTGNHPVNTTVDYGGTTSFQCKVRSDVKPVIQWLKRVEYGTENKYNSTIDVGGQKFVVLPTGDVWSRPDGSYLNKLMITRAREEDAGMYICLGANTMGYSFRSAFLTVLPDPKPPIAPVASSTSNLPWPVIIGIPAGAIFIFGTILLWLCQTKKKPCSPPSAAIVHRQQQRDRVCVPQAPDKDCISSLNYEEFVVQQQQHLLSPGATLAPGVASKMYPKIYTDIHTHTHSHVEGKVHQHQHIHYQC